ACCGCCTGCCAGGTAGATGGTTTGGTTTGACCGCGCCTTAAGAACACCTACCTGGTGTATCCCAGGGCCAAAATAGGTTATATTGGTGTCGGCCGGTGACGGATGGAAAGTTTCAACCGGGTTTGCGAATAACTGGAGGTTATGAAGTATATCCCCATTTATTTCAACTGAAAGATTACGGGGCTTATCCAGAAAAAAGGAGAGTGTGTTAAATTGTATCCTGGGGACTATACCAAAGCCCAATGGTCTCACCCTGGCTTGTTCAACGGCACCTTTATTGTAAGTAACAGCAACCTCTACAGTACCCGAAAAATCAAAATATGCAAAAGAGGTAGCTTGATGTTCACTTTTGGTGTTAACTATATTGGTAACTGTAGCCTTATATGTAGGCAGTGTTTTCCATTCACCTCCCTTTTGCCTTACTTTTACTATAAAATCGGTAGTTAAGGCAGCGCCAACAGGAGCTTTGTAAGTAATAAGTTGGGCATTTACACGGCTTACAATACAAAGCAACAATAAAAACAGTTTAATAATTCTTTTTTTCATTAAATATAAAAGTTAAAACTTGCGGCGTGTACCTGACACCGGGGCAGCCCTCCATTACGTCAATAATTATTGCCTTTGAAGAAGCCATAAAAGTCGCCCGAAAAAAACGGAGAGAAAGGCGGTTATGGGGTCAAATACAGGGGGTATATTTAATAAATGTTTATCCCAAACGAAAAAAATGCTTTATCTGCATGCGTTTCGATATAAAATAGCCTGAATGACAATTATTAGCTTGAAAACGCCAATCTATTTGCCCCCGTTGCCAATTTGCCCTGTCCAGCTGGTTTTGCCGTAAATAATGATTATGATCATTAATTCACCTGATGCCAGTTGGCAAAATAGCACCTGCAAATGATGACATTTGGTAAGAAAATATTAAGTCGAAAAGCTCGTAAACCGGCTAATCCCCGCAAGAGCGCAAAAACTGCACCCCATGGTAAAAGTAATGCCGGAATCCGTGAAACGGGCCATAGAGCTCATTGGTCTGTTTGTTTTAGGAACGATCGTTGTTGTTGGGAATACCATCATCATGCCCTTATTAATGGCTTTTTTTTTCAGTTTGGTACTTTTGCCTGTATTCCGGTTTTTTAAAAAAATAAGGGTACCTGAAGTGGTAGCTGTTTTTTTACCAATTTTATTATTAACCATCGTAGTGGTGTTAATCATTTGGCTGTTCTCAAGTCAACTGGGGGCCTTGTTGGATGATTTTCCGCAGATCCAACGTACCGTAGCCAAGCACCTGGATGACCTGAGTATCTGGATAAGCCGTTCATTTGGCTATTCCCCGGCAGAGCAAGTTAAATTCATTAATGAGCAGAGCAAAAAACTATTCAGTTCGTTGGGCGGCGTATTGAGTGGTGCAGCCGGATCTTTATCGGGCATCATTATATTTATAGGCTTACTGCCTATTTATATCTACTTTATCATCCTGTACCGGAACCTTTTTTTAAAGTTCCTGCTGATGTGGTTTAAAAAAGATGAATACCAAAATGTAGAAGAGATTGTACGGCAGACCGAAAAAATGATTAAAAGCTACCTGGTGGGATTGTTGATACAGATTACCTACATCATTGTTCTTTTAGGGGGCACATTGTGGCTTTTCGGTATCCGCAACGCCTTACTCATTGGTATCATCTTCGCTTTTCTAAACCTGATACCCTACCTTGGTGCATTAATTGGCAATATTTTGAGCGTACTCCTTACCCTGGCTTCATCAGAGAGCCTTTTGGATGTGCTGATCGTATTAGGAGCCATTACAGCAGTACAATTTCTGGACAATAATATCCTTATGCCGCGTATTGTGGGTTCGCAGGTAAAAATCAACCCGCTTGTTTCTATCGTTGGTATTATCGTTGGCGGTGTTATGGCGGGCTTGTCGGGGATGTTCCTGGCAATGCCGGTGCTTTCTATTTTAAAAATCATGTTTGACCGTACTGAAAATTATAAGCAATGGGGTGTACTGCTGGGCGACGAACGGCCGGTAAAAAGCGAGCTGCAAATTTAGTGTACCATTTTTTGGATAGCTTTATGAACCTGAAAAATAGCTAACGGCAACAGGCTAACACATATAGCGGTCAGCCACACTTTAAAAGGAAGTACAGAAAGCCCTAAAACCAACCGCAGGCCAGGCACAGCATAAACCATCAGGATAAGGCCGCTGCAGAGCAAAATAGCAATCCATACCCATTTGTTCCTCGTGATCTCATTATTCAAAAAGCCGGAACCTTTCGATGACATGTTGAACACATGAAATAACTGGGCGAAGGTAAGAGTAATAAACGCTACATTATTGCAGGTACTATCATCGCTGTGCAGCACTTTACTGGCATAAACAACCGCAAGGATAACCGTGGAGGCGACGACAGCTGCGTATAGCGCTATAACCCGCCATTTTTTGTTGGTGATGATATCTTTTTGGGGATCGCGCGGGGGCCGTAGCATTACGGTAGTATCGCCCGTACCCAAACCCAGTGCAAGTGCAGGGAAGATGTCGGTCACCATATTTAAGAAAAGGATCTGTAGCGGCAATAAGGTAGCTGCGGGAGTGATAACACCTAAAATAGTAACTATAAATATCTCGCTCAGGTTACAGGACACCAGGTATACCACAAACTTTTGTATGTTTTGAAATATCTCGCGGCCGTGTGCAACTGCCCGGGCTATGGAAGTGAACGAATCGTCTTTCAATATGATACTGGCTGTTTCTTTAGCCACCTGTGTTCCCCGCTGGCCCATGGCAATACTTACATCTGCTTTTTTTAACGCTGGCGCATCGTTTACACCATCACCTGTCATGGCAACTACAAATCCGGCCTGTTGGAAGACCTCCGCTATTTCCAATTTTTGCCTGGGGGAAGTGCGTGCAAAAACAGCAGTGCCCAATACCCGATGTCTCCATGCTTTAGTCAGGAAAGCATTTTCAGGCAGTTCTTTTCCGGTGATTACGTCTTTGCTGTTACCATCAATCAAACCTACCTTACGGGCAATGTTTAATGCGGTTTGCGGATGATCACCTGTAATCATCACCACTTTAATTCCTGCATTTCTACAAGCCAGGATTGCTCCTTTGATGTCTATCCGGGGCGGGTCAATAAAACCAGCCATACCAATATAAATCAGATCATTCAAATAGTTATGCCTGGTAAGCGCATCGTCCAGCCGGTAGGCAAATGCCAACACCCGCAGGCCGCTGGCAGCCATCTTCTCAGATTTTAAAAGTATGGCATTACGGGATTCGTTGTCAAGAGCCTTGAAGAATGCCCCCGATTGTATTTGGCTGCATTTTTCTAACAGCCGTTCAACCGAACCTTTAGCCGCGGCAAAATATCCGGACGGCGTTTGGTGCAGGGTGCACATCATCATAATTTCCGAGTTAAATGGCACCTCGCCAATCCGTACGTATTGCTTAATTAATTCGTCGGTATCTAACCCCGTAGCTATGGCTATCTGCATTAATGCCACTTCCACGGGATCCCCTGTCGTTTCATCAGCGTTATTGCACAAAATCCCAGCTAATAAGAGTTTATCCAAGTTTTCGGCGCTCAACTTGATAGTGCCACCCGGAAATTTCAGGAGGTTATTTTCGATATGAACCTTAACACTTTCCTCCGGAAACGCAAACGTATCCACATGTATCTTGTTTTCTGTCAGGGTGCCGGTCTTGTCCGTCAGGATCACCCCGGTACTGCCCAGCGTTTCTACGGCGGATATTTTCTTTACAATGGCATTTCGCCTGGCCATCAGCAACATGCCGTATGCCAAGGCAACAGTCGCTACAATTGGCAAGCCCTCAGGTATCGCAGCAACAGCCAGCGCAATGGAGGTTTCTATAATAGTCAGGAAAGCATTGCCTTGTATAAACCCTGTTACCGCAAAAATAACGGTCATGGTCAGGGTAATCCAGATTAGTTTCCGGCTTAACTTGTTCAGCTTTTTATCCAGCGGGGTAATCGTTTCGGCCGAACTTTCAACCAAAGCGGTAATTACACCTAACTGTGTATTTGCGCCTATCCCAGTAATCACCATTTTCCCGTTTCCGTTCATTACAGAAGTGCCTTTAAAAACCATGTTTCGCTGGTCACCAATACTGCTATCTTCCTTTAGCCGTTCTGTTATTTTATCAGACGGAAGTGATTCACCGGTTAGCGGGGATTCATCGCATTGTAGCCTGCTTACAGCAACCAGGCGTCCATCTGCAGGGACCATATCTCCAGCCTCAAGCAAAACCAGGTCGCCGGGCACCAGCTCATCAGCCGGAATCGGCCTGGCTTCGCCGTTGCGAATCACTTTGGCCCGTATCACTTCCATTTTTTTCAGGGCGTTCATTGAACTGCGTGCCTGCATTTCCATAAAAAAACCAATCATGGCGTTAATGATGATAACCACCAGGATAGACATGGTTTCTAACCGGTCTTTAAAGTACAGCGAAACGGCTGCGCCAAAAACCAGAAGATAAACAATGGGGCTCCTGAACTGGGCCAGCAATATCAACCATCGGCTTTTTAGTTTTTGCGTTTGGTAAGCATTGGGGCCATAGGCTTTACGGCGTTTCGTGGCCTCATGTTCAGAAATCCCTGTATTGCTATTTGTTTGAGCCAACCCGACCACCTCCGTTGCCGTTAAAGAAAAGGGATGATCTATTGGGTATTTCATTTACTTTCTTCGCTTTTATTGAAAGTAAGTAAGGGGATTTTGCCGTAAAAAGAATATTCTTCAGCATTGGATGGAAAGAATAATTTCTCAAACATTGACCTTGACTGATGGGTAAATAATACAAGGAGTGATGGTTTGCTGGCCTTGATGGCCTGGTCCATATCTTCCAGCAAAGCATGGTTGATGTCTCTTTTGGGGGTTAACAAACTCACTGGATAGGAAGCTTTTTTTTGTAGCGTGGCTTCCGCAAGTTCCTTATCAAACGCAAATTCATAGGGGTATGAAA
The genomic region above belongs to Mucilaginibacter sp. KACC 22773 and contains:
- a CDS encoding cation-translocating P-type ATPase, with the translated sequence MKYPIDHPFSLTATEVVGLAQTNSNTGISEHEATKRRKAYGPNAYQTQKLKSRWLILLAQFRSPIVYLLVFGAAVSLYFKDRLETMSILVVIIINAMIGFFMEMQARSSMNALKKMEVIRAKVIRNGEARPIPADELVPGDLVLLEAGDMVPADGRLVAVSRLQCDESPLTGESLPSDKITERLKEDSSIGDQRNMVFKGTSVMNGNGKMVITGIGANTQLGVITALVESSAETITPLDKKLNKLSRKLIWITLTMTVIFAVTGFIQGNAFLTIIETSIALAVAAIPEGLPIVATVALAYGMLLMARRNAIVKKISAVETLGSTGVILTDKTGTLTENKIHVDTFAFPEESVKVHIENNLLKFPGGTIKLSAENLDKLLLAGILCNNADETTGDPVEVALMQIAIATGLDTDELIKQYVRIGEVPFNSEIMMMCTLHQTPSGYFAAAKGSVERLLEKCSQIQSGAFFKALDNESRNAILLKSEKMAASGLRVLAFAYRLDDALTRHNYLNDLIYIGMAGFIDPPRIDIKGAILACRNAGIKVVMITGDHPQTALNIARKVGLIDGNSKDVITGKELPENAFLTKAWRHRVLGTAVFARTSPRQKLEIAEVFQQAGFVVAMTGDGVNDAPALKKADVSIAMGQRGTQVAKETASIILKDDSFTSIARAVAHGREIFQNIQKFVVYLVSCNLSEIFIVTILGVITPAATLLPLQILFLNMVTDIFPALALGLGTGDTTVMLRPPRDPQKDIITNKKWRVIALYAAVVASTVILAVVYASKVLHSDDSTCNNVAFITLTFAQLFHVFNMSSKGSGFLNNEITRNKWVWIAILLCSGLILMVYAVPGLRLVLGLSVLPFKVWLTAICVSLLPLAIFQVHKAIQKMVH
- a CDS encoding AI-2E family transporter, giving the protein MVKVMPESVKRAIELIGLFVLGTIVVVGNTIIMPLLMAFFFSLVLLPVFRFFKKIRVPEVVAVFLPILLLTIVVVLIIWLFSSQLGALLDDFPQIQRTVAKHLDDLSIWISRSFGYSPAEQVKFINEQSKKLFSSLGGVLSGAAGSLSGIIIFIGLLPIYIYFIILYRNLFLKFLLMWFKKDEYQNVEEIVRQTEKMIKSYLVGLLIQITYIIVLLGGTLWLFGIRNALLIGIIFAFLNLIPYLGALIGNILSVLLTLASSESLLDVLIVLGAITAVQFLDNNILMPRIVGSQVKINPLVSIVGIIVGGVMAGLSGMFLAMPVLSILKIMFDRTENYKQWGVLLGDERPVKSELQI